A window of the Candidatus Binataceae bacterium genome harbors these coding sequences:
- a CDS encoding aspartate aminotransferase family protein: protein MMDDWHTDFLRHLAQTSASPLGLEIQRAEGAWLIARDGRRYLDFISGIGVANLGHGNSVVLAAIAEQAQRYLHVMVYGEYLLEPQIKLARRLAELLPAPIEQVYFTNSGAEAIEGALKTARKFTGRQAFVAFDGAYHGDTMGALALAGNPAFRRPFEPLPGPVRHLPYGEIAALQAIDPSVAAVVIEPAQAEGGVRIPSAEFMRALRDRCSQCETLLIFDEVLTAMGRTGKLFALEHSGVTPDLIVLAKALGGGLPLGAFCGPEAILGVLARDPPLGHITTFGGHPLSCAAGLAALDLVVEQALSERAAAMGAHLLQRLCALRSEVVVAARGIGLLMGLEFATAQLTTRFVQACIERGLIANWTLNAERVVRLAPPLTLTDTEAELAMSTIERVVREL from the coding sequence ATGATGGATGACTGGCACACCGATTTTCTGCGCCACCTGGCCCAAACCTCGGCCTCGCCCCTGGGATTGGAAATCCAACGGGCCGAAGGGGCGTGGCTGATTGCACGCGACGGGCGGCGCTACCTGGATTTCATCTCCGGCATCGGGGTGGCCAACCTGGGCCACGGCAACAGCGTGGTGTTGGCGGCGATAGCGGAACAAGCACAACGTTATCTGCACGTGATGGTGTACGGCGAATATCTGCTAGAGCCGCAAATCAAGCTGGCGCGCCGGTTGGCGGAACTGCTGCCTGCGCCGATCGAGCAGGTATATTTTACCAACAGCGGCGCTGAAGCGATCGAGGGCGCGCTCAAGACTGCGCGCAAATTCACCGGCCGCCAGGCTTTTGTCGCCTTCGATGGAGCGTACCACGGCGATACCATGGGGGCGCTGGCGTTGGCCGGCAATCCCGCCTTCCGCCGCCCCTTCGAACCGCTGCCGGGCCCGGTGCGCCATCTTCCCTACGGCGAAATCGCGGCTTTGCAGGCGATCGACCCTAGCGTGGCCGCGGTGGTAATCGAACCGGCCCAGGCCGAAGGCGGCGTACGCATTCCCAGCGCCGAGTTCATGCGCGCTTTGCGCGACCGCTGCAGCCAATGCGAAACGCTGCTGATTTTCGATGAAGTGCTGACCGCGATGGGCCGCACCGGCAAGCTCTTCGCCCTGGAACATAGCGGAGTGACGCCCGACCTGATCGTGCTGGCCAAGGCCTTGGGGGGCGGGCTGCCACTGGGTGCCTTTTGCGGGCCAGAGGCGATCCTCGGGGTGCTCGCTCGCGACCCGCCCCTGGGCCATATCACCACCTTTGGTGGCCATCCGTTGTCTTGTGCAGCCGGCTTGGCTGCTCTCGATCTGGTCGTCGAGCAAGCTCTGAGCGAACGCGCCGCTGCGATGGGCGCACACCTGCTTCAGCGGCTGTGCGCGCTTAGAAGCGAAGTGGTAGTCGCGGCACGCGGCATCGGCTTGCTAATGGGTTTGGAATTCGCCACTGCGCAATTGACCACCCGCTTCGTGCAAGCTTGCATCGAACGCGGCCTGATCGCCAATTGGACGCTCAACGCCGAGCGGGTGGTCCGCCTGGCGCCGCCGCTGACCCTGACGGACACGGAAGCGGAGCTAGCCATGAGCACGATCGAAAGGGTCGTGCGCGAGCTGTAA
- a CDS encoding acyl-CoA reductase, translating into MELFDEVLNFIEKPRPERFDDLALRVFAHQFEHLAAYRDFCVHRGVTPTSVRGVNEVPAVSTAAFKYLVLGDAHAQRVFMTSGTTRGKDTRGRHFVPRLELYRASALTHLRSMLFADGRRLAMLSLHPSAARLPHSSLAQMIDWLIAEFGSGPGTYCADERAVDLDAAIRFLRGHQAGQAVCLLGTTAAFAALFRLLASQGEPIKLAAGSRLMDTGGAKGQLVALSTAEVVAMAQTYLGIAPQMVINEYGMTELCSQLYDATAFNSPRAPTAGVRGKLAPAWMRVVARDPRTLAALPAGQSGLLSFFDLANLGSVSALLTEDLGTVREDGSVLVHGRAYAAQPRGCALSIEEFGLLGPSDRAPVSAPASPRLSPAASAEEIITTARRMKEQPPVEPLLLARVLADLFAKWRQPDYPLRRRALDATCTLNGVNRELLDTSLDALLRNFTSDQLLSLARRCPPTQAVVGFIMPGNVTGAGLHEVVQSLLAGACPLIKPARADPYFFPALAASLRTLDLHLGARMAVLNWSRAEQEATQALSRACDLVVAFGDDSTMAQLAALMGDKLIDFGARMSIALIAREAILDDTLAQALARDATLFEQRGCLSLHQVFVEGANWQARELAQKIAHALGQMAQRWPPGQSDLGDQASARVVSEEAYWRMAGGQDLQVWGGPTGLEWRVIYDCEAELSASPLQRTLRITAAPDLDQLRRRLRPGELRVEGVALADPARRLVALEPRLRQLGASYFCSPGQLQSPPPAWPHGGGRLLRRLLQS; encoded by the coding sequence GTGGAACTGTTCGACGAGGTCTTGAACTTCATTGAAAAGCCTCGACCCGAGCGCTTTGACGACCTTGCGCTAAGGGTCTTCGCCCACCAGTTCGAGCATCTGGCCGCCTATCGCGACTTCTGTGTGCATCGCGGGGTGACCCCCACCAGCGTGCGCGGCGTCAACGAAGTGCCTGCCGTCAGCACCGCTGCGTTCAAATATCTGGTGCTGGGAGACGCGCACGCCCAGCGGGTGTTCATGACCAGCGGCACCACTCGCGGCAAGGATACGCGCGGCCGTCATTTTGTGCCCCGGCTGGAACTTTACCGCGCCTCGGCGCTGACCCATTTGCGCTCGATGCTGTTCGCGGACGGGCGGCGGCTTGCGATGTTGTCGCTCCATCCTAGCGCGGCCCGTCTGCCCCATTCCTCGCTGGCCCAAATGATCGATTGGCTCATCGCCGAGTTCGGAAGCGGGCCAGGCACGTACTGCGCCGACGAGCGCGCGGTGGACCTGGACGCGGCGATACGCTTTTTGCGTGGGCATCAAGCCGGGCAAGCGGTATGCCTGTTGGGTACCACCGCCGCGTTTGCCGCGCTGTTCAGGCTGCTGGCGTCGCAGGGTGAACCGATTAAACTGGCGGCGGGCTCTCGTCTGATGGACACCGGCGGCGCCAAAGGGCAGCTCGTCGCGCTGAGCACGGCGGAAGTGGTAGCGATGGCCCAGACCTATTTGGGCATCGCGCCCCAGATGGTAATCAACGAGTACGGCATGACGGAGCTGTGCTCGCAGCTTTATGACGCCACCGCGTTCAACAGCCCGAGAGCGCCGACCGCCGGGGTTCGCGGCAAACTTGCGCCAGCCTGGATGCGAGTAGTAGCGCGCGACCCACGCACGCTGGCCGCGCTGCCGGCCGGGCAATCCGGCCTGCTGTCGTTCTTCGACCTGGCCAACCTGGGTTCGGTCAGCGCGCTCCTGACCGAAGATCTGGGCACCGTGCGCGAGGATGGCAGCGTGCTGGTTCATGGCCGCGCCTACGCCGCGCAGCCGCGGGGCTGCGCGCTTTCGATCGAAGAATTCGGCCTGCTCGGGCCGTCCGATCGCGCTCCCGTATCCGCGCCGGCATCACCGCGGCTGTCGCCAGCGGCAAGCGCCGAGGAAATAATCACTACCGCCCGCCGGATGAAGGAGCAGCCTCCGGTAGAGCCCCTTTTGTTGGCGCGCGTGCTGGCGGATCTTTTCGCCAAATGGCGCCAGCCCGATTATCCCCTGCGCCGCCGCGCGCTAGATGCCACCTGCACCTTGAATGGAGTTAATCGAGAGCTGCTCGACACCTCGCTCGACGCGCTGTTGCGCAATTTCACCTCGGACCAGCTTCTTTCATTGGCCCGGCGTTGCCCGCCCACCCAGGCCGTGGTCGGCTTCATCATGCCGGGCAACGTCACTGGCGCAGGTTTGCACGAAGTCGTCCAGAGCCTGCTCGCGGGAGCTTGCCCACTGATCAAACCGGCGCGCGCGGACCCTTATTTTTTTCCCGCGCTGGCCGCTTCGCTGCGCACGCTCGATCTCCATCTGGGTGCACGCATGGCCGTGCTCAACTGGAGCCGAGCCGAGCAGGAGGCCACCCAAGCCTTGAGTCGGGCTTGTGATCTGGTGGTGGCTTTCGGCGACGACTCGACCATGGCCCAGTTGGCCGCCTTGATGGGCGACAAGCTGATAGACTTCGGTGCCCGAATGAGTATCGCCCTGATCGCGCGCGAAGCGATACTGGATGACACCTTGGCCCAGGCCCTGGCCCGCGATGCGACCTTGTTCGAGCAGCGCGGCTGCCTATCGCTTCATCAAGTGTTTGTCGAAGGCGCTAACTGGCAAGCCCGCGAGCTAGCCCAAAAAATTGCGCACGCGCTGGGACAAATGGCCCAGCGTTGGCCCCCCGGCCAATCCGATCTGGGCGACCAGGCTTCAGCGCGAGTAGTGAGCGAGGAAGCCTACTGGCGGATGGCGGGTGGTCAAGACCTGCAGGTTTGGGGCGGACCCACGGGGCTCGAATGGAGGGTGATTTACGATTGCGAGGCGGAACTGAGCGCCTCGCCGCTGCAACGTACGTTGCGTATCACCGCGGCTCCCGACCTCGACCAATTGCGACGTCGCCTGCGGCCTGGCGAGCTGCGTGTAGAGGGCGTAGCGCTCGCCGATCCGGCGCGCCGCCTAGTCGCGCTTGAGCCGCGCCTGCGCCAGTTGGGCGCCTCGTATTTCTGCTCACCGGGCCAGCTTCAGTCGCCGCCGCCGGCGTGGCCTCATGGCGGCGGCCGCTTGCTGCGCCGTCTGCTACAATCGTAA
- a CDS encoding S1C family serine protease produces the protein MNASLPLLEKTAQATVGIRSQIPSTHNSAAIGLGTDRRTGGVLIDPDGLILTVNYGLIGAQSLIVTLTGGEQRQGWVVAQDYASGLGLVRIDGHHLPYLTPVPSTDCATGQDVFVVSAVSGDERRADSGIITYIGPFDAVWEYGIDRCIMASAMNFGVGGGPMCNARAELVAVAYLSPAEISRSSLAIPCEYFLNARTELMGQGRSASSSTRPWLGLLAYGLRDHVVIAGVMPGGPGEKAGLKPGDVVLEVDGQGVVERREFYKVLWNRRPGDLLNLKVFRDNGVRTLTLRAIAVEEYFG, from the coding sequence GTGAACGCCTCTTTGCCATTGTTGGAGAAGACCGCGCAGGCCACGGTTGGTATACGCTCTCAGATTCCCTCCACGCACAATTCGGCTGCGATCGGGTTGGGTACCGACCGCCGCACCGGCGGGGTTTTGATTGATCCAGACGGCCTCATCTTGACGGTGAACTATGGACTGATCGGGGCGCAGAGCCTGATCGTAACCTTAACCGGAGGCGAGCAACGCCAAGGCTGGGTGGTGGCGCAGGATTACGCCAGCGGCCTGGGGCTAGTGCGGATCGACGGCCATCATTTGCCCTACCTCACCCCGGTGCCCTCCACTGATTGCGCTACAGGGCAGGATGTTTTCGTGGTCTCGGCGGTTAGTGGTGACGAACGGCGGGCGGACTCGGGAATCATAACCTACATTGGGCCCTTCGACGCGGTGTGGGAGTACGGCATCGATCGCTGCATAATGGCCTCGGCGATGAATTTCGGAGTCGGCGGCGGGCCGATGTGCAACGCGCGCGCCGAATTGGTTGCGGTAGCCTATCTCAGTCCGGCCGAAATTAGCCGCTCCTCGTTGGCCATCCCCTGCGAATACTTTCTTAACGCGCGCACCGAGCTGATGGGGCAGGGACGTTCGGCCAGCAGCTCGACTCGGCCCTGGCTGGGATTGCTCGCCTACGGCTTGCGCGACCATGTCGTGATCGCCGGCGTGATGCCCGGCGGCCCCGGCGAAAAAGCCGGGCTCAAACCCGGCGACGTGGTTTTGGAGGTAGACGGGCAGGGAGTGGTCGAGCGGCGGGAGTTTTATAAAGTTCTATGGAACCGCCGGCCCGGCGATTTACTCAACCTCAAGGTTTTTCGCGATAACGGTGTGCGTACGCTCACCCTGCGCGCGATCGCGGTGGAAGAATACTTCGGCTAG